In Cicer arietinum cultivar CDC Frontier isolate Library 1 chromosome 7, Cicar.CDCFrontier_v2.0, whole genome shotgun sequence, the genomic window TGGAcgtatgacaaaaaaaaaacacgaaATTTGGAAAACTAACtcaagaaaatgaagaaaaaaaacaagaggagcaataaacaatattaaaatacgTACTAGTACTATACTATCTAATCTAATATATTGACTAGGATTAATATTCTGCAACTGGCGGCCATTTTCTGAAGGTCAAAGCCTCGTTCATGTACACACTGCAttaaacaaaaatgaattttatagaCAAAATAATATGATATCCATCAAATCaccatattatattattttagtagACAAAGCCCAAAAAAGATGATACGCATATTTATAAATTCGAAATAtgtactattaatttattatagatCTGATCGTACGCGTAAGGCTCGTTAAAATTAACCTGTGAATTTTTACTAGAGCTAGTTTTGATTACAAATAGCTTATAGTTTTATATATAGTTCAGTGCAACTTAGAGCGCAAGTAAGATATATATAGCGAGTAATATATACGTACTAATTTGGACCTGATCGAGTTCAATACCACCAATAAAGTGGagataaatgttaattaagGAATTTTTTTCAGTACATAAGGTGCAATTTGACTTGAACGTTTCTTTATTATCATTAATTCAATGTTCAaagtactattttaattaaaacaaatactTTCGAATCAAACATTTTGGACCATTGAACTATTGAAACTTGAAGTGATCAACATACCTTTTACTTTAGctcttaaaaatatcaattaaagatatatatactatatagtATATTTTGGAACAAATGTATGCCAATTCCAAGTACTTCtccatatatataatttgagggAAAAGAATTCGATTTATAGAGATTAAATGAGACAATTATTTCATGCAAGCAACTTAacaaaaacacaagaaaaatgAATATGATCGTTTCAAAATTCAACTAAAATTTGTTTTCCTTTGTTCATGTTCAATCAACATTATTATATTACCACGTACTCATATGAATTGTTCCTCCAAGTATAATTCAATAGTTGAATTGAGACattaaattaaagttttatATCAAAGGTTCAAAATTCAATCTCAAGCCACTAAAAATTCCTCCCCTAACTAAATATTCatctaaaaaaatgataataatacatttttatacttttaagGGACTACATgcatgttttgttgttgttgatgaaaacgacgttaatatttttaaattttacactacaatcaatacaatatttattaggctaaattacatttgtggtcccttaacttaattttagacaacgttttagtcatttatttttattttttttccgatttagtcttttattttaattttaaatgacaatttgatattttatgttttaaaatttcaacaacgttatccttttttaaacaaaaattcaatcgaaactcataaaattaattatattcttcaatataatacaaatttcatcaaattcgtaacacaaatctttaaataaactcatattttcatactttatttgatattattaggagtaaaggactaaatcgggaaaaaaagaagataagagactaaaacgttacttgaaattaagttaagggaccacaaatgtaatttagcctatttattAAGATCGTCTATCTATATATAATTGTCGTAATATATATCAACCGTAATTTTTATTAACTgccataaaatatatcaattctattttttattttttttatcttaattttttttttatcataattaattaaatttttgaattaaattttaagtaCATATCAaccataattttaaagaaatacttTTGCATAATCGCATGTCCATTTCAACAACCGTAATGAGTGAGCAAATTATAATACACTCCGATAAACATATTTCATTATGCCATGACCTCAATATGACTATTTAgatttccaaacaaaataaaataaaataaaatggcaGACCGTACACGAAATTGacaaaaaacaaattttccCAGAAGCAAAAGTAGTTgggtaatatttcaaaataattaatatcaaacACTGCATATTTCCAAACTCGAATACAACCAATATTTTATGGCACTTTGTTCCCCGGCTGTGTGGAATAAAAACCAGTCAATTCAGGCTAAAACTGAGTGGTACCGTTTCGTATTGGTTACAGACCTTTGTGGAACATGACTCATGTGTTTCACATCCATTTCACTTTTGGATGAAAGCCTAGCTAAtgacttcaatttttttttcatatatcatGCTTTTTCTtgtttcacaaaaaaaaaaaattagcataaataatttttttctcaaactaataataagatattagtccaaaaaaaaaataaaaatagcaagACATAacttaatattttcataattatttatctagTAAAAtgtcattgatatatatataataaaaattcgTTAAAAGTAGGTAAATTCTTTAGTATCCATAAGAAAaagttatccttttttaaacaaaaattcaatcgaaactcataaaattaattatattcttcaatataatacaaatttcatcaaattcgtaacacaaatctttaaataaactcatattttcatactttatttgatattattaggagtaaaggactaaatcgggaaaaaaagaagataagagactaaaacgttacttgaaattaagttaagggaccacaaatgtaatttagcctatttattAAGATCGTCTATCTATATATAATTGTCGTAATATATATCAACCGTAATTTTTATTAACTgccataaaatatatcaattctattttttattttttttatcttaattttttttttatcataattaattaaatttttgaattaaattttaagtaCATATCAaccataattttaaagaaatacttTTGCATAATCGCATGTCCATTTCAACAACCGTAATGAGTGAGCAAATTATAATACACTCCGATAAACATATTTCATTATGCCATGACCTCAATATGACTATTTAgatttccaaacaaaataaaataaaataaaatggcaGACCGTACACGAAATTGacaaaaaacaaattttccCAGAAGCAAAAGTAGTTgggtaatatttcaaaataattaatatcaaacACTGCATATTTCCAAACTCGAATACAACCAATATTTTATGGCACTTTGTTCCCCGGCTGTGTGGAATAAAAACCAGTCAATTCAGGCTAAAACTGAGTGGTACCGTTTCGTATTGGTTACAGACCTTTGTGGAACATGACTCATGTGTTTCACATCCATTTCACTTTTGGATGAAAGCCTAGCTAAtgacttcaatttttttttcatatatcatGCTTTTTCTtgtttcacaaaaaaaaaaaattagcataaataatttttttctcaaactaataataagatattagtccaaaaaaaaaataaaaatagcaagACATAacttaatattttcataattatttatctagTAAAAtgtcattgatatatatataataaaaattcgTTAAAAGTAGGTAAATTCTTTAGTATCCATAAGAAAAAGTGGATCCTAGTACATTTGcaaaatcaattcaaatttaaatatttattaaaaaataattaaatataaaaattgacaaacaactttaaataataaatagttaaatatcATTAAAGCATGAGAGTGTTCACAAAAATTATTCTTCTACATGCAAaacaatcaaaatcaaaatgattaTATGTATTTTGTTAATTAAGTAGTTTAACCACAAAAATCAAACACATCAACTGCAGAAGAAAAAATGGTATTGTTGGTTGAAACATGTACTTCAACATAGTAAGTATATGCATCTAATATTTTCCCATCTGACATATAGTTATGAGACAAAATTAAAGTTACCTTTAATATTGCAAGAAAGACATATACAGAAATAGCAACAGATTTAGTTTGAAAGCAATCAGAAAATAAACGAACTTAAGAACCCGTTACCCTACACGGTTCCGTATTTGTATAAGAAAAAATACACGATTCCGTATCCCTGTGTTGACTCTAgcataaaaaaaactattatgtCAAAGGTCACATCACATCTCATCAAACGATATTTTATTCTTTCCGCAATATATGACgaaaaaaatagcaaaaataattaaaattgcaaCAACCAAAAACTCCTCTCTTTAAATACACACCTCAATCCATTTCCTTTTAGATTAGTCGGTTAGCTAGCGGGACACAACAGCACAACCCAACACATTCACACAAACCATTGACGCTGTCtgtctctctctttaatttcaCCACCATGATGCAGATCACTTCCACTTTACCGCCACACATCTTCCAAACTACACGCGCCACTTTTACTTGTCGCGCCTCACCTTTTAACCCTTCTACTATTAACACCACCCGATTACACCTCTCCAACCTTGATAAACTCCTCCGTAAACAATCACCACCTCAACAACCAACAATCACTCAAAACACCGACCAACCAATTGAAAAGAAACCAAAGAACATTCTAGAAGGACTCGACTTATCAAAGATATGGTCGGATATGAAAACAACGGAGGAAATGTCGCCGCGCCACCTCAATAACCTCCAGCGCCTCCTCTCCAAGACGGCGGAGTATTCTCCCCGGAACACGCTCGGAAGCCGATGGAGAGAATACCACGGCTGCAATAATTGGAATGGAATGTTGGACCCTCTCGACGAGAATCTCCGGCGAGAGGTAGTTCGTTACGGTGAATTTGTACAAGCCGCGTATCACTGTTTTCACTCCAACCCTTCCATGTCACCGCAAGATCCACCACTACCACGCCACGTGTCACTTCCTGATAAATCTTATAGAGTAACTAAAAGCCTATATGCCACGTCATCAATCGGGTTGCCTAAGTGGGTCGATGAAATCGCTCCGGATCTCGGGTGGATGACCCAACGATCCAGTTGGATCGGATACATCGCGGTTTGTGACGACAAAAGAGAGATATCGCGTTTGGGAAGGAGAGATATTGTTATATCTCTTCGCGGAACTTCCACGTGTCTTGAATGGGCTGAAAATATGAGGGCCCAATTAATTGAAATAGAAGCCCAACAAGGAAAGCCTAAAGTTGAGTGTGGGTTTcttagcttatataaaacaaaaggaACTCAAGTTCCGAGCTTAGCTGAGTCGGTGATCGAAGAAGTGAAGCGGCTCATGGAAGTTTACGAAGGTGAAACACTTAGCATAACGGTAACAGGTCATAGCCTCGGCGCGGCGCTGGCTTTATTGGTAGCTGATGACGTTAGTACTTGTAGTCCAAACGTGCCACCCGTGGCCGTTTTTTCCTTTGGTGGACCCAAAGTTGGTAACAAGGCCTATGGGAACAAAATGACATCACAAAATGTGAAAGTTTTGAGAATTGTTAACTCACAAGACGTGATCACTAGAGTTCCTGGCATGTTTGTGAGCGAAGAGTTTGAACAAAAATTAAGAAGTTCAAATGTTGGTGGTGTTGTTGACATTTTGGTTGACAAAACCCCGTTGGCTTATTCGCACGTTGGAGTTGAGCTACGTGTGGATACCAAGATGTCTCCGTTTTTGAAGCCGGATGCTGACATGGCATGTTGTCATGACTTGGAAGCTTACCTACATTTGGTGGATGGCTTTTTGGCTTCTAATTGTCCTTTTAGAGCTAATGCCAAAAGAAGCTTGGCTAGGTTAATGCAGGATCAAAGTTCTAACGTAAAGAAATTGTATACTAGTAAGGCTAAATCAATGAGTGTGAATATTGAAAGACAACGATCTTTCTCGATCTCTGGTTGTTTGCCTAGTCCTTCATAAATATTGAATATGAACATGGATAAGGTGGTTTTGTATAGAGTAAATATCTAATTTAATTCTATCAATTTAGTCTCTCATTTTaccaatatttattaaaatactgaGTACTTCgctcatattttaattatatcttaTAAAGTGGCGATACGTCAAGTTAAGTGACATGTTGACACACAAGTCTTAGTACACATAAACAAAAGTTatgtattaaattaatgtcgagttttatttttaatatgaaaatctTCAATATCTATTTGTGATTtgtcttctttttcttttttacctCTACAACCTTTAAAATTTCTCATATCTCAAATTGAAAGTTTGTGTTATTGAAAAAAACAAACATAGAGAAATTAAAGAAACATAATGATATAATGAATAAACTCTAAAACTAGAGGGAAAAATCAAGATCTTTGACTAATGACAATACACGAATAATATTAcgtgaaaaaatatataacatacagATTTCACTCAAATACGTAGGCCCTCGTACACCACACTTTCtaaagtaaatagataaaataCATCTAACAACTCTGAAACACAATAgtataagagagaaaaaaatcacgtacaaatttaaaatattttttgactaaTAGATCTTGCAAATATGAACTAACCCCATAGATAAATCTTTAACCTCCTACAATActaagaaatgtgggacattttccaagataaattaatttcaatcaaACCTAGTAGTTTGCATCCTAATTGAAAttgataaatcttttgtttcTATTAATTGTCCATAACATAACAATAtagttcaaaaaaattatcatagtCCACCATAATGAGTATACTTAACATAACATATTaagaattcaattttttttggacAAAACCAAATatctgataccacttgttgggaaaaaaaaatcgagagataaagaaacataatcaaacacaaaatataacgtaaaaactttaaaattagagggaaaaaaacataaaattgtcTAATGACAATCAAATAGCAACGTTATATAAAAATGTTTACAACATGCAAACTTCTCTCAAACACTCTGTCGTCCCTGATACACCCACAATATTCAAAACAACTACATGAATTACATCTCATAATTTTCAAACATAAGAATATATATAAGAGAAAAGAATTACTCACAGacaaacttaaaatataatatatttgaacTGATTCATTTTGTAAAGAAAAACTATAACCATGCTTATTGCCTTGagctttttttgtttgtttacaaTACTAAATAATGGGAGACATTTTCCAAGCAAAGTCAATTTCAATCAAACTCAACATATGCAAAAGGCTATATACCTTCAAATTTCACAGTTTTTCGCTCTTATACACTATCTGGCTTTGATTCCTCTTTGGAAAAGAAGAGAGGAAGAAGACAACCTAAAGTAGATAAtagaaattttcaaataaattaaaaatatagctTCCTATCAAGATTTGTATGTCAACGTGTGTCACTTAATTAATGTGTCACACCACCACTTAACAATTTGAAATTAACGAAATAAATAACTCGATCAAATATTTTGATAAGTGAATAACTAATCTAAATATTATAGATAGAATGAGGAATTAAGTAAATAAAGAGTAGCCTAATTTGACAAACAAAGTTGTGGTATTTACTCGTGATCTATAGGCCATGTGTTGTGCATGTCTTTTCTCTTTATAGTTTTCTGCTAACTTTATCGTGCGAATCCGTGTCTCATTGTCTCGAGTCTCGACAACATATTGGCACATGATATATAGTATATTGTTCAAAAAGTAGcttaaacaaaaatgaaaataattgtgatttgcGTGGCCTTGAGTTATTTCCATATTTTACAAACAACTACGCGTTTGTGTGATTATTATTACGCATCATCTTCATGTACAAAACATACTACCAACAAAtcgatatttaaaaattaaaatgtgaaCGCGACTGAATATGAATGAATTCTATAAATTAATGCGCATCATCTTCAGTCACGAACGAAGAAGTAAGAACCAACATAAcgatgttaaa contains:
- the LOC101495709 gene encoding phospholipase A1-Ibeta2, chloroplastic-like, with the protein product MMQITSTLPPHIFQTTRATFTCRASPFNPSTINTTRLHLSNLDKLLRKQSPPQQPTITQNTDQPIEKKPKNILEGLDLSKIWSDMKTTEEMSPRHLNNLQRLLSKTAEYSPRNTLGSRWREYHGCNNWNGMLDPLDENLRREVVRYGEFVQAAYHCFHSNPSMSPQDPPLPRHVSLPDKSYRVTKSLYATSSIGLPKWVDEIAPDLGWMTQRSSWIGYIAVCDDKREISRLGRRDIVISLRGTSTCLEWAENMRAQLIEIEAQQGKPKVECGFLSLYKTKGTQVPSLAESVIEEVKRLMEVYEGETLSITVTGHSLGAALALLVADDVSTCSPNVPPVAVFSFGGPKVGNKAYGNKMTSQNVKVLRIVNSQDVITRVPGMFVSEEFEQKLRSSNVGGVVDILVDKTPLAYSHVGVELRVDTKMSPFLKPDADMACCHDLEAYLHLVDGFLASNCPFRANAKRSLARLMQDQSSNVKKLYTSKAKSMSVNIERQRSFSISGCLPSPS